Proteins encoded together in one Anopheles darlingi chromosome 3, idAnoDarlMG_H_01, whole genome shotgun sequence window:
- the LOC125955148 gene encoding conserved oligomeric Golgi complex subunit 6 encodes MATTETKEDYIQQRLNKVLESRIESDRETLDALSDLSSFFKENTLQTRRNLRSQIEKRSLEINQRFLDAFRNVKEVLDGICEDINSMGQSVECMKSQLRSTEAQTKELIQQANTLQEENSKLQVQQKIANGFLSRFQLSVVEHQMLYGAKRDAPITGEFFQVLDRVQSIHTDCRTLMQSGYQTVALDIMEEMTLHQEAALERLYRWTQSHCRNVDSNEMGVLIVEAMARLQERPVLFKYVIDEYSTARRSVVVRSFIDALTIGGPGGNPRPIEMLAHDPKRYIGDMFAYIHQILPPEKESLQLLVRNCDKEDISEQIKSAMVNVSDGVCHPLRVRVETILNAEKDTIVLYSIFNLIKFYQNMINGIVKGGQLEQCMADLQIFSETTYLNSLTFQVKQLLQGPNENRIGLEPPQTDLVPSASVGRLLNLLKEILSVASMVAGSQADIVKIVGCVIDPLLQSVQESASHLPTTDMAVYLLNSLYQIESVISIYEYMEERLERLRAQSDAQIDTLTSEQASSLVANLNLGPIYTVLQGNASQIDQRHLQMFVNKLEQFLHTPEILLLPQVNLLVSSSHRATVQKRSFNVIIAIYRQIYERINDPANGYTNPETILSKTPEQVAELLCG; translated from the exons ATGGCTACAACCGAGACGAAGGAAGATTATATCCAGCAACGGTTGAACAAGGTGCTTGAATCGCGCATCGAATCGGATAGGGAAACACTCGATGCCCTCTCGGATTTGTCCTCGTTCTTCAAAGAAAACACTCTCCAAACGCGCCGAAATCTGAGGAGTCAAATAGAAAAACGGTCTCTGGAGATCAATCAG CGCTTTTTAGATGCCTTCCGGAATGTGAAGGAAGTGCTGGATGGCATCTGTGAGGACATCAACTCGATGGGCCAATCCGTGGAGTGCATGAAATCGCAATTGCGCAGCACCGAAGCCCAAACCAAAGAGCTGATCCAGCAGGCCAACACCTTGCAGGAGGAAAACAGCAAGCTGCAGGTGCAGCAGAAGATTGCGAACGGGTTTCTGTCGCGATTTCAGCTTTCCGTCGTCGAACACCAGATGCTGTATGGCGCAAAGCGGGATGCTCCTATAACCGGGGAGTTTTTCCAAGTGCTGGATCGCGTGCAGAGCATTCACACCGACTGTCGCACCCTGATGCAGAGTGGCTATCAAACGGTGGCTTTGGACATCATGGAAGAAATGACGCTGCATCAAGAAGCGGCCCTCGAACGATTGTACCGATGGACACAGTCGCATTGCCGGAACGTGGATTCGAATGAGATGGGCGTGCTGATCGTCGAAGCAATGGCAAGACTTCAGGAGAGACCGGTTTTGTTCAAGTATGTCATCGATGAGTACTCCACGGCGCGTCGATCGGTTGTGGTACGTAGCTTCATCGATGCGCTCACGATCGGTGGCCCTGGTGGCAATCCGCGCCCCATCGAAATGCTTGCTCACGATCCTAAACGCTACATAGGGGATATGTTTGCGTACATTCACCAAATCCTACCACCGGAAAAGGAAAGTTTACAATTGCTGGTGCGAAACTGCGACAAGGAAGATATCTCGGAACAGATCAAATCCGCCATGGTCAACGTCTCGGACGGAGTTTGCCATCCACTGCGAGTGCGGGTCGAGACGATACTGAACGCGGAAAAGGACACGATCGTGCTGTATTCCATTTTCAATCTGATCAAGTTTTATCAGAACATGATTAACGGTATCGTCAAGGGAGGACAGCTGGAACAGTGCATGGCAGATTTGCAGATCTTTTCCGAAACGACATACCTGAATTCACTTACATTCCAAGTGAAACAGCTACTTCAAGGTCCGAACGAGAACCGGATCGGACTTGAACCCCCGCAAACTGATCTGGTGCCTTCGGCGAGCGTGGGCCGGCTGTTGAACCTTCTGAAGGAGATTCTCTCCGTCGCCAGTATGGTGGCTGGCAGTCAGGCAGACATCGTCAAAATAGTGGGGTGCGTTATTGATCCTTTGTTGCAATCGGTTCAAGAGTCAGCTTCACATCTACCGACCACCGATATGGCAGTTTACCTCTTAAACTCGTTGTATCAAATCGAGAGCGTAATCTCGATCTACGAGTACATGGAGGAGCGTTTAGAGCGATTGCGGGCACAATCAGACGCGCAGATCGACACGCTTACCTCGGAACAAGCATCGTCCTTGGTGGCTAACCTGAATCTTGGTCCGATCTACACCGTGCTACAGGGAAACGCATCGCAAATCGATCAGCGGCACCTGCAAATGTTTGTG AATAAACTGGAGCAATTCCTTCACACGCCAGAGATTCTTCTACTGCCCCAGGTGAACTTGCTCGTGAGTAGCAGCCACCGGGCTACGGTACAGAAACGTTCCTTCAATGTTATAATTGCTATCTACCGGCAAATCTATGAACGCATCAACGATCCGGCCAACGGCTATACGAATCCCGAGACGATCTTGTCCAAAACGCCGGAGCAAGTTGCAGAACTGCTGTGTGGTTAA